One window of Rhodothermales bacterium genomic DNA carries:
- a CDS encoding PLD nuclease N-terminal domain-containing protein has translation MNGKRALLPALFLSAAAVVLAGCGGPNLFDHVRVFGSSGICWTIVIVLDIIALIEVAGSSRSTGDKVVWALIILFFPLFGCIVYYLFARK, from the coding sequence ATGAATGGTAAACGCGCCCTTCTTCCCGCCCTGTTCCTGAGCGCCGCGGCTGTAGTACTGGCCGGCTGCGGCGGGCCGAATCTGTTCGACCATGTCCGCGTCTTCGGGAGCAGCGGGATTTGTTGGACGATCGTGATCGTGCTGGACATCATCGCGCTGATCGAGGTTGCCGGCAGCAGCCGCTCGACGGGCGACAAGGTGGTCTGGGCGCTGATCATCCTCTTTTTCCCACTCTTCGGGTGCATTGT